One window of the Benincasa hispida cultivar B227 chromosome 3, ASM972705v1, whole genome shotgun sequence genome contains the following:
- the LOC120074315 gene encoding salicylic acid-binding protein 2-like — MAGSETDPREAESLKSFSEYVQPLTNFMVEVPAEEKVILIGYSQGGLCFSNVVEDFSDKISVAIFVVAAMPGPSLNASFLLEQTPLEETVPAQQASHFSGKTR; from the exons ATGGCGGGGTCCGAAACTGATCCGAGGGAGGCGGAGAGTCTGAAATCGTTTAGCGAATATGTTCAGCCGTTGACGAATTTCATGGTGGAGGTGCCCGCGGAGGAGAAGGTGATTCTAATAGGGTACAGCCAAGGCGGACTGTGCTTCTCGAATGTGGTGGAGGATTTTTCAGATAAAATATCTGTGGCTATTTTTGTTGTCGCCGCCATGCCTGGCCCATCCCTAAATGCTTCATTTCTACTTGAACAg ACACCTTTGGAAGAGACAGTGCCAGCTCAACAAGCCTCACATTTTAGCGGTAAGACtcgatag